From Candidatus Hydrogenedentota bacterium, one genomic window encodes:
- a CDS encoding TolC family protein → MYLARVWCLAFLFSAAGLSMAIAQTVEEAQPAETGASVADAAAAADAADAAADKPQLGLRYDAVFREADETISRQIDADLIDLDALREAIESSLNLTEIRLSLNDCILLALDRNPDILLAEFEPRKLDGDLLTARGEFDPVFNTDILYNESSTVASQQLIVFGGISSIESYTTTMEAGVGGKLHTGAMYSLSLAMNDDESTFGKFIEEWDGLLTLSLTQPILRGFGPTVNKVRIKQAHNARIAAEAQLKATVMNTAASVVKAYWDLVGAIESVTVRQESLENAERLLHINETRRQIGTAADIDVLQAKAGVATRQSELIAARAAVGHAEDALKQLLDIRDGDLFSSARIIPTDRPGFAPATWMEPGNLEAQVQLSVERALRNRPELQASQIEIENAELEEMRTRNQMLPQLDIVGAYGQGGRDHKPRQVFYGMRQGEVDTMSVGIQGSIPLGNRAARGQHLRAQLGREQAEQRFENVRQGLMVNVHVAMRNVFANQTLVESTRQAREFQEVNVIAEEKRLRLGVTTSYQVLLVQQDLTLAQTQELQSLINYQKALVDLQLAEGTILDNLGVVFEPPDAAKPVGFIDAVTPRWDW, encoded by the coding sequence ATGTACCTCGCGCGAGTATGGTGTTTAGCGTTCTTGTTTTCGGCCGCCGGCTTGAGCATGGCCATAGCCCAGACCGTGGAAGAGGCGCAGCCCGCGGAAACGGGCGCTTCGGTTGCGGATGCAGCCGCGGCGGCAGACGCGGCAGACGCGGCAGCGGACAAGCCGCAACTGGGGTTGCGCTACGACGCGGTCTTTCGTGAGGCGGATGAAACGATCAGCCGTCAAATCGACGCGGACCTGATCGACCTGGACGCCTTGCGGGAGGCCATCGAGTCGAGCCTGAACCTCACGGAAATCCGCCTGAGCCTGAACGACTGTATCCTGCTGGCGCTCGACCGCAATCCCGATATCCTGCTGGCGGAATTTGAGCCGCGCAAGCTGGATGGGGACCTCTTGACCGCGCGCGGCGAATTTGACCCGGTATTCAATACGGACATTCTCTACAACGAAAGTTCGACGGTAGCCTCGCAGCAGTTGATTGTCTTTGGCGGCATTTCCAGTATCGAATCGTACACTACGACGATGGAAGCCGGGGTGGGGGGCAAGCTGCACACGGGCGCCATGTACAGCCTGTCGCTAGCCATGAATGACGACGAGAGCACGTTCGGCAAGTTCATCGAAGAGTGGGACGGGCTGCTGACGCTGAGTCTGACGCAACCCATCCTGCGCGGGTTCGGTCCCACCGTCAACAAGGTACGCATCAAGCAGGCGCACAATGCGCGTATTGCCGCCGAGGCGCAACTCAAGGCCACGGTGATGAATACGGCGGCGAGCGTGGTCAAAGCCTACTGGGACCTGGTGGGCGCGATCGAGAGCGTGACCGTCCGCCAGGAATCGCTGGAGAACGCGGAGCGCCTTCTGCATATCAATGAGACACGCCGCCAAATCGGCACGGCCGCCGATATTGATGTGCTCCAGGCGAAGGCGGGCGTGGCCACGCGCCAGAGTGAATTGATCGCGGCCCGCGCCGCCGTCGGCCACGCCGAGGACGCGCTCAAGCAACTGCTCGATATCCGCGACGGAGACCTCTTTTCCAGCGCCCGCATCATTCCGACGGACCGGCCCGGTTTTGCACCGGCGACCTGGATGGAGCCGGGGAATCTCGAGGCGCAGGTGCAGTTGAGCGTGGAACGGGCCCTGCGCAACCGTCCCGAATTGCAGGCATCGCAAATCGAGATCGAGAACGCGGAACTCGAAGAAATGCGCACGCGCAACCAGATGCTGCCGCAACTTGACATCGTCGGCGCGTACGGACAGGGCGGCCGCGACCACAAGCCGCGCCAAGTGTTCTACGGGATGCGCCAGGGCGAAGTGGATACCATGAGCGTTGGCATTCAGGGCTCGATTCCTCTGGGCAACCGCGCGGCGCGGGGACAACACCTGCGCGCGCAACTGGGCCGCGAACAGGCGGAGCAGCGGTTCGAGAACGTGCGCCAGGGGCTCATGGTCAACGTGCACGTGGCCATGCGCAACGTTTTCGCGAATCAGACGCTGGTCGAAAGCACCCGCCAAGCCCGCGAATTCCAGGAAGTCAACGTGATCGCGGAAGAAAAGCGGCTGCGCCTCGGCGTAACGACCAGTTATCAGGTGCTCCTGGTCCAGCAGGACCTTACACTTGCCCAGACCCAGGAATTGCAGTCGCTCATCAATTATCAGAAGGCGTTGGTTGACCTGCAACTGGCGGAGGGCACCATCCTCGACAATCTGGGCGTCGTTTTCGAGCCGCCGGATGCCGCGAAGCCGGTTGGCTTCATCGACGCGGTCACCCCGCGCTGGGACTGGTAG